The Deferribacterota bacterium genome has a window encoding:
- the raiA gene encoding ribosome-associated translation inhibitor RaiA has product MNVKITAKNLELTDAIKNYIEKKLKRIDKYFDYVLDVSVILEVQRNVHSAEI; this is encoded by the coding sequence ATGAATGTAAAAATAACTGCTAAGAATTTAGAGTTAACAGATGCTATCAAAAATTACATTGAAAAAAAGTTAAAGCGTATTGATAAGTATTTTGATTATGTTTTGGACGTAAGTGTTATTTTAGAGGTTCAAAGAAACGTGCATTCTGCTGAGATA
- the rpoN gene encoding RNA polymerase factor sigma-54, producing the protein MRNKLGLNLNIKPQQKLIITPQMRLSLSVLQMNISDILLEINSTLQSNPLLEESYDIKNIDYKKNKNEIYYSNLGDFNYKGVKTSYSKNDGENEYNYENFVSSKQSLEEHLLFQLNISGLKGSCKEIAEYIIGNLDDNGFFKLDISSVAQYFKVSEDEVVRILRIVQDFDPPGIASRNLKECILNQLGELNISQKILKDIEKIIDLYESNPYLRESDIIEKLNLTDSYYNYLKNIINKADPKPGLSFGEQIKYIYPDVFIYKINNKLHVAINNKDIPPIRINNYYKKLVKQDNIDEKTKEYIAEKIKNAEWFIKSLYQRDDALVKVTKAIVDYQKDFFIKGFEYLKPMKLKDIAKISGLHESTVSRVVSGKYASTMYGVIELKMFFKKGFKTSDGSFSVDRVKELIKNIVKSEPSNDPYSDSTISSMLTEYGLKIARRTVAKYREELNIPSKKYRRKERSSNECKNNC; encoded by the coding sequence ATGAGAAACAAGCTAGGGCTAAACTTAAATATTAAACCACAGCAAAAATTGATAATAACCCCACAGATGAGGCTTTCCCTCAGTGTGTTGCAAATGAATATATCGGATATTTTATTAGAGATTAATAGCACCCTACAATCTAACCCTCTTTTAGAGGAATCCTATGATATAAAAAATATAGATTATAAAAAAAACAAAAATGAGATTTATTATAGCAACTTAGGTGATTTTAATTACAAAGGTGTAAAAACATCTTATAGTAAGAATGATGGTGAGAATGAATATAATTATGAAAATTTTGTATCTAGCAAACAATCCCTTGAAGAACACTTATTATTTCAATTAAATATAAGTGGTTTAAAGGGTAGCTGCAAAGAAATTGCAGAATATATTATAGGCAATTTAGATGATAATGGTTTTTTTAAATTAGACATATCATCGGTTGCCCAATATTTTAAAGTTAGCGAAGATGAGGTTGTTAGGATATTAAGAATTGTTCAGGATTTTGACCCTCCAGGTATTGCAAGTAGAAATCTAAAAGAATGTATATTGAATCAATTAGGCGAACTTAATATAAGCCAAAAAATATTGAAGGACATAGAAAAGATTATTGATTTATATGAGAGTAACCCTTATTTGAGGGAAAGCGATATTATAGAAAAGTTAAATCTAACAGATAGTTATTATAATTATTTGAAAAATATTATAAATAAAGCCGATCCAAAGCCTGGCCTATCTTTTGGGGAACAAATAAAATATATATACCCCGATGTTTTCATATATAAGATTAATAATAAATTACACGTAGCTATTAATAATAAAGATATACCACCTATTAGGATCAATAATTATTATAAAAAACTTGTTAAACAAGATAATATTGATGAAAAGACAAAAGAATATATTGCAGAAAAGATAAAAAATGCAGAGTGGTTTATAAAGAGCTTGTATCAAAGAGATGATGCGCTTGTAAAAGTTACAAAAGCAATTGTAGATTATCAAAAAGATTTTTTTATTAAAGGCTTTGAGTATTTAAAGCCGATGAAGCTAAAGGATATTGCAAAGATTTCTGGATTACATGAATCAACTGTTAGTAGGGTTGTATCTGGAAAGTATGCAAGCACTATGTACGGTGTTATTGAATTGAAAATGTTTTTTAAAAAAGGTTTTAAAACAAGTGATGGAAGTTTTAGTGTTGATCGCGTAAAAGAATTGATAAAGAATATAGTTAAGAGTGAACCAAGCAATGATCCTTATTCTGATAGTACGATATCTAGCATGCTAACAGAGTACGGTTTAAAGATTGCAAGAAGAACTGTTGCAAAATATAGGGAAGAATTAAATATACCTTCAAAAAAATATAGGAGAAAAGAGAGGTCGAGCAATGAATGTAAAAATAACTGCTAA